aaattttacaaaagtcAAGAGATTGTAGTTATGATGCTTGACATAGAAGTGGAAGCTGAAGGAGAGGTCGAGTGTGCTTAGCCTTGGGGGGAAAGCAGGAAGCAATTAAGATGATATTACCTAGAAGGAGCGAGAATCTAGTAAAGATATGGCCTTCTTAGAGCATCCGCATCAGTGGATGTAAACCTTTGCATAATACAAAAAGACACAAATTTTACAGATTTTGCCTAAAAATGCTCCACATCAGTGCTTCTAAAAGTGTGCATATTTACACATTTACTGCAGTAACCGTGAATATGCACTGTggctttgtattttatttttttaataattttttctctcactTCTCAAGtcatattttctctcttctttgtcAACTCTCTCTCACTTCTCCACCGGACTTCTTCCATCTCTATCTCCTCTGTACAAATCATCAATTCCAGACAAatcatcaaaatcatcaaacaaATCCTAGATCTAGATCTTAACTCATCAAAcccatatttttttcttaaatctaaATCTCAAACTCATCAAACCCATTTACAAAACCAtatcatcaaacccatatacaAATATATGTGAATCATCAAAGAAGTGGtcaagacgaagaagaagaagaagcgcaACGGCTATAGCagtagcaaaaaaagaaaaaagaaaaagcaatgaTAGCATCGAATAAGTAGCAACAACAATAGCAAACAACGACAACAATAGATGAAGGAAATGGAGTCCCAACCATGGAGGTTCACCTTTGTGGTGGCTATTTGAGTTTTGGCTATGAAGGTTCAACTGAGGAAGTTTTGTGGTGGTCTGAATTTTGAAGAGAAGAGAGCTGAGAGATGAGAGAACGTGTGAGAGATGAGAATGAGAGATAACGTGTGAGAacaaataaaggtaaaaataataataaaaaatgaatatttaaataaaaagaggtgggtaacagataATCTGatgtggatgttttgtaaaagtaaccgtgtaaaatagaaaaagtaggtttttatactaaaatagaagAGCAATTTTACACATACTGATGCAGTTGCTCTAAATTATACCTCTTGTAAACTGGGAGGTTTGTGCTTTTCTTTAATAGAACTTttataacttatcaaaaagaGTCAAAGTAAAGATATAACCTATCAATCTAGTGCATATGGTATATATAATAGGGATGTAATCGGTTTGGCTCGGTTTGATTGGTTTTCTTAGTGTTTAGCCAACCGAAACCgaaatttttggtttgtaaAGTTCTTAACCAAAACTGATCGAAATAAttggaaattttcaatttcaattttatttcgGCTTCAGTCGGTTTTGGTcggtttttagtttttgagattttaaaaactcTAACTTTAATAACATATCGAGATTTTCAAATCTCTAACATTAAtcacatataaaaaagaaagcaatagagagagagagagagagagagagagagacaaacttgttgaagaacaaagaaaatcaagaaagaaatgGGAAGAGGGAGAGAAGAATCATACTGATGATCAAAAGAAGTAAAGAACAAAGCCGAACTGCGGATGATCAAAAGAGATTGAGAGTGAAAGAAAAGGAGGGGCCGGCGGCAATGGAAAAATCAGACTGGAATGGAGTGTGGAGTGTGGAGGTTGTTTGAGAGTGAGAATGAAAAATGAAGAGTGTGAGTTGTGGGGTATGTAGGGTAGTGTTTCTAAaatgtttttttgctttttagtttaattagttAATCTAATGGGatattgggttttaaatagcAAGAGGCccaatgtttaaaaaaaaaaatttaaaaagaccGGAGGCCCAAACATgtgagttttaaaaaaacaaaaaaggccaaaggcctaatgtttataaaatcaaataaaaggcTAGAGGCCCAATGTTTGCAAGCCTGAGCTGTGtttcatattatatatgtaatataaaatatattataatatttttggttttggccAGTTCGGTGCATACAAACCTaccaccaaaatcaaaatcgaaatttttggtttttatgaaatgaaaattgaaactgaacCGCACCgaaattgaattgaaattttggcaatagttcaattggatttttggtttcccaattttttgcacacccctatattttatattacatatataatatgaaaCACAACTTGGGCTTGTAAACATTGGGCCTccggttttttttgtttttttaaaacccatagCAGGGAAGGTGTGGGGTTAAGGGTATCTAATTCACCCATTAAAAGGCTATTCCAAACTACAAGTAGCAATAAGTCAGTAAGTAATTAGTTAAAACTAAATATCATATAAAATTCCAAACTACAAGTAGCAATAAGTCAGTAACAAATTAGTTAAAACTAAATATTATACACCATATTTTGTCTcacaaattgaaattgaaatatggtgtataaATTGAAATACTAACTGGTTTTATTATGGAATATGATCACAAATCACTTCATGCAGCTTAtccatttttttagttcttaacTTATAAGACAAATCACAAATGGGAATGGTAATAGGGTATGATCATGGGTTCATGACCTATTCAatgccaaaaccaaaaaaaatattaatgttatatatatatatatatgttctttcTTTCAAGTTACATCAAGTATAACTTTACAAAAGTTATAGATCTTTTACACCATAGATTTTGAACAAGAGAACTAATCGTTAAAAATACATTACTAATATGTCATTAttggtgggtttcagttagctcaactagtaaagttttttatggttgaataagagatctagagttcaatctttatttacataaaaaacCAACTGGTTCAACTAGTAAGTTTTTGATGTTTGAATAAGTGACTTAGGGTTCAATCCCTACCTACATAAAAAACTGACTAGtattttggtctgatgataaggAGTACAATTATCAGAAGTGGACGCTATAAGttaaaattcgataataaaaaatgttattattgaAACATTTATTGCTTgccatacacacacacacacacacatatatatatatatatatatatataaaatatagaaattttattctaacttaatctaagtgtatatgtgtacgaaatttcaaaaattacatATCTTTTTAGGCCATATAGATTTTGAATAAGAGAACTAATAGTTAAAAATACATTactaagagaaaaaaaaaaaaaaaaaaaaaaaaaaaaaaaaaaaaaaaaaaaaaaaaaaaaaaaacttctatatGAAATTGTGAGCTGCTGTTTACATTTACATgacaaatgaccaaaataaaattttagtttattctcACATCAACagaagttaattttttattttggccattagacACGTCATCAACTTTTATTCAAAAGATAATGacagagactaaattgacacgttactgaaaggttagggatcaaattgacataATTAAAAGGTTATTggtcaaattgaaatatggtataTAGGATAGAGACAAAAAACATAgtttacctcttttttttttcttttttttaattttaattattgattattagtatttaataatattaataattatgtaaTAATGATTATCCCGTTTCCGTGATGTAATGGGTGTAAGTATAAGACTTCTGTCCAAATTCCCAACACAGAGTCACAAACCCACACACAAAGCCCCGAATCGAAACCAAACCAGACCAAACCCTAGCCCCGTCCCGCTACAACACCAGTCgcctgtgtttgtgtttggttgattTGTAATTCGATCTGAAGTGAATTAGTGGAGATGATCGATTCACATTCACTGGTCAAGTCAAGCACTGAAGACTTTGCAGCGTTTCTTGATGAAGAACTCGATTCCGACAAAAATCATGtgatgtgtgtgttttttatggCCAATACAACCAACCATTTGatcatgtgcttaaaatttatttgagtAATTGAGGGCTGGGACCTATGTTAATTAACTGAAACTAAATTGGACTGAACTAAACTAAACTATGCCCCTaataatcaaatcaaatcaaaactaaCTTTAATGTGTGTTTGCTTATTTATATATTGCCCAATGCAAACACATGGTTCAATTTTACCAAAAGGTTACACTTGAATAAAAGGGTActtgaatttgatttttacaGTTGAATTTTACCTAAAGGGTACTTGAATTTGATTCCGCAATTGAGTTTCACCAAAAGGGTACACTTGAATTTGATTCCGTAATTGAATTTTACTAAAAGGGTACTTGAATTTGATTCCACTATAGTTAATTGAGTATATAGTATGAAATATTCTAGGATTACAGCCAATTCCATGGGTCATTAGTAGATAGACAGCAGTTTGCCACATTGGATAGTTATGTGGAATTTGTTGCAGTCCTAGAATAACTCGAATAGTATTCATGCTATTGTGTTCTCTGACTTCctgttcttctttctctcatctcattGTTCAACTGTATATAATTTGAACTCCAACCTATACTTATGCTATGCATTATTAACCTGCAGGTTAAAAAGACGCAAAGTGGAGGAGAAGGAATTTgaaaacaaagaggaacttCAACCATTAATGAAGGATGAATGTACACATCCTGGTACTATTGAACAAATGTCTTATCATTGTGGGAAAATCTTGCAGGTGGAATCTGGTGCGGCAATTAGTTACATTCACGAGGTAACCTTCCCTTCATTGAGATGACCGACTATTTTTTGGAGTTATGAATTTTGGTTATCTTTGCTGCATAATGGATGACAATATCTATCATACtagtaaaattttcaatttcttgagGTAGCATTTACAAAGTATTGAATCTAATGATCCCCtaatatgaaataattttagaattacaACTTGAGAGATGTGAACCAACTTTGGACATTATTTGCAGGGAATAAGGCTTCAGAATCATGAAATTTTCAGACATAGAAATGCAGACACGAAGAATCCATTACGCCACAAAAAGCTTTACTTGGTTCTTGATTTAGATCATACACTGCTAAATTCTACTGGGCTTAGAGCTATGACTTCCAAAGAAGAACATTTGAAGAGCCAAACAGATTCTTTGCAAGGTATTTCTGTTacctttatattttattatactttGTTATAGTACTTTGCATTTAGTATATCATTGTTTTCAGGTATTGCAGTGACATTGCTTCTTTGTTTGTATTATCAACTCTAATTAGCTTGGCTAGATACTATTGTAAGTTACAATTTGTAACATCATCACTCTGTACAACTTTTAGAAGTCAACATGAATGATTATTGTTTGGTTCTGAATCTGTTGATGAAAGTTTTTATTTGAGTGCTTTCTCAATGGAATGTTCAGATTTCTAACCAAAGGTAGGTAAAACttccaaagaaacaaaaaggatATAGTTAATTTTATTGCTTATGCAGTCTAATGTCATAAAATCACCATAACCATGAATCACTGGGAAGTTTTGAGGAATTTCTGGTGGAATCTTTTGATTTTCCCACAGAATGTTGTTGCCCTTGTGGGAAGCactgccttttctttttcacttgtctgcaccttttttttccctcctccCTCCcgtttttaaagaaatattggctgaatttatttgttatacttaagacaaagcTTAAATAATGCCTTCATTTGTAATATCACCATGAGTTATTTTGTTCCGTAAGGCATGAGGCAAACTGCAAATAGGAaagttttggtaattttagggaaaaattccTATCATGGTATTCATTTTGCATAGATATGTGGTCAAAACATAGAACATTCAGCACCCATCAATTAAAAAgcaaatttatttaagaataatTCCTTCCTCACTGTTTGCGTCCTTGTCCCCTATAGGCCATGGAAACTAAATAGAGGCTCCCTTATCGATTTGATTGATTATCAAGTTGGCTTTGCTTTTCACTATATCTGCTCTGCTGCAGAAGATGTGTGtttattctttttgaaaaatatactttgtctaatttttttggttttggttgcaCTGTCTTTTCTTTGACATTCTGGGCATTTGAGTGACTTGATGTGCTTGTGGCCTTATGGTattcaaaaattatgaaatggACAGATGTCTCAAAAGGCAGTCTCTTCATGGTGAACTCTGTGCATATGATGACGAAGCTAAGGCCCTTTGTTCGCACATTTCTAAAAGAAGCTAGTGAAATGTTTGAGCTGTTCATTGACACAATGGGTGATCGGGCCTATGCTTTGGAAATGATTGAGCTGCTTGATCCTCAAAGAGAGTACTTCAGTGGTAGAGTGATTTCACGTGATGATcgtacccaaaaaaataaaaaggacctTGATATCTTTCTTGGGCATGAAAGTGCTGTTCTGATTCTTGATGATACAGAAGAGGTAGGTACATCTGTGATCAGCTGAATATCTCTGCTCAAccaatttattttctctttaatCTGATAGTGTTTGTTACACATGATaatacttttaatctttctgTTTTACCCCCTAAAAGAAGTTCTTTCAACGCTACAAGTCTTCTTATTTGTAGGGAAGATTCAGATTACAGAAAAGGGAaatttcatcattattttaaatatttagcaCTTACTCAGGTTAAGAAAAGAACAATACTGGCTCTACCAGTCATGGTTTGCCTATCATTTTATCATTTACTTTTGGTGTTTTTGGAAACATGTTTGAAGTTGTAATTTCAAACATATAGACAATGAAGTTTAAATAGAATGAGCTAGAACTCAAGTGTGAATATGAATGAGCAAAGGTGCCATTGTAGTTTGCATCTTTGTTTGTTCATATTATCTTCCATAAAACGGCAGAGTTCAGGAATTTGATGTTCTACTTTGCTGATGTGACTGATGCTCATGCCTTTAAGATAATTCATGTCTTTAAGATAATTCAAATTAGTACAGGAGGTATGTTGATGTTGCAGGTTTGTATTCAGAAGAAACGTTGGATTTGGATATCAAGAACTTCCCAAAAGTTGTGAAAATCCTGTCAAGTGAAATATTTTTTGGACCTAATATATCCTGTGCATGAAACTGAAGCTTATATACAGGTTTTATAAACACCATTGAATTTAGAAAGCTGTCTGGCATTGattgaaaaattacacaaagttctatattttgtatttgttaATTCCTGCCTTAGGAACTCATGTTTTGTTACTTCTTTAAAAagccaaaattttaatttattcaataacagttcaaattcaaatccaattagaaatcataaaaataaaaggttatTTGAAAATCTGTTTGAAGCTGTTGAAGGGAAATTTGACAGTATTTCCTAGTACCAGCTTGCATGTGGTTgttcttttatatgtttaattttatttcttggcAATATATATGTGTACTTATTCAGGTATTTTTAAGATAAAGGTGCATAGGGAAATGATACCTGTTATTTGTTCAGATTCATTTTCATGGCCTTTGAACTTGCAATTTATCTTTATAGGTTTTTGTGGCTGCAATCATCCTGTTACCATAAGCTTGATGTAAATGTTTTGCATTATTGTAGGTATGGCAAACGAATAAGGAGAATTTAATAGTAATGGaaagatattttttctttgcttcAAGTTGTTGCCAATTTCGCTTCAATTGTAAATCTCTTGCCGAGTTGAAGAGAGATGAAAGTGAGACTGATGGAGCACTTGCAACTGTGCTTAAAGTTCTTAAGAAAATCCATAATATGTTCTTTGATGTATGTCCCTGTTTCACTTGTTGATGTTAGATGTTATATTTCTTGTGTGATAAATTCTTATGTATGGGAACCTTATTGCAGGAACTTAAGGACAATCTTGTTGACAGAGATGTGAGgcaggtatttttttttttcatgacaACTGAAACATGAATTTGTTGTTCTAAGTTGCTTTCACTTGTCCAATCCTTTGTTGTCCGGTCCTGGCCCCCAGTGGCAAGCACCTCTACATGTGTGTATATTTAACATTCCTGTCATAAGGACGATTTTAATTTTGTCCCAATGGGACTAGAAAATCTGAACAATTAATGATTTTTGTGTTAAGGTATTAAATCTGGCTCATGTAGTGTTTTTTATGTTTGTCAAATCCTTAATTACCactaccatctctctctctctctctctctctcctattttGCCTTGGTTTTACTTAACCTGGCATGTGTTCTGGCCTATTGAATGTAACTTGGTCTAAATCATGCATAtcctgcttcttcttcttctttttttatttttatttttattttttatttattttttccggATAGTAGTGAAGATGCATTCTCAGTAAAACATTACTTAAGGCAGGCTGATGattgttataaatatattgaatgGACACCATGTGTTCTTCTTTGTGATCAGAAATCAGTTATTAAAATGTTTGGTGTtgactttattaatatttgtcTGTTGATTCCCTCATCCCATGTGATAAATTGTTGCCTGTTTTCCTAAAAACTTTGAAAAGGAGAATTATGGACAAGTTGGTTTTTCTTTATGAAGATTTGTGTTAATaaagatattttatatttatgttattttctgcAGATGCTGAAAACAGTTAAGAAAGAAGTTCTGAAGGGGTGCAAAATTGTCTTCAGCCGAGCGTTTCCCACCATAGACCGGGCTGAAAATCAACATCTGTGGAAGATGGCAGAACAGCTGGGAGCTACTTGTGTGACAAAGCTTGATTCATCCGTAACGCATGTGGTCTCAACAGATGTTGGAACAAAGAAGGCTCAATGGGCAGTGAAACACAAGAAGTTTTTGGTCCTTCCACGGTGGATACTGGCAGCAAATTATCGGTGGCAAAAGCAACCTGAACAGAACTTTGCTGTCAACAAAGTTAACTGATTTGAGCCTACTGGATTGAACTAACACTAAATTA
This genomic stretch from Quercus robur chromosome 4, dhQueRobu3.1, whole genome shotgun sequence harbors:
- the LOC126724376 gene encoding RNA polymerase II C-terminal domain phosphatase-like 4 — translated: MKDECTHPGTIEQMSYHCGKILQVESGAAISYIHEGIRLQNHEIFRHRNADTKNPLRHKKLYLVLDLDHTLLNSTGLRAMTSKEEHLKSQTDSLQDVSKGSLFMVNSVHMMTKLRPFVRTFLKEASEMFELFIDTMGDRAYALEMIELLDPQREYFSGRVISRDDRTQKNKKDLDIFLGHESAVLILDDTEEVWQTNKENLIVMERYFFFASSCCQFRFNCKSLAELKRDESETDGALATVLKVLKKIHNMFFDELKDNLVDRDVRQMLKTVKKEVLKGCKIVFSRAFPTIDRAENQHLWKMAEQLGATCVTKLDSSVTHVVSTDVGTKKAQWAVKHKKFLVLPRWILAANYRWQKQPEQNFAVNKVN